One window of the Rhodococcus sovatensis genome contains the following:
- a CDS encoding MMPL family transporter translates to MPLPDALLDTEAPHAASPGMLGRAGAAMVTHRKWVFGVWLLALIALGSAAPTVFTSLAGAGWQANGSESVQVRELAQQHFGGNSSAAVQVVVHSDTASIGDAAVQQTLADVAAVFDGDSRFGDVVMPQPGMTISPDSHTGILIAGANASTDEMVKAVDDVKDELTALSTDGIEVYPTGSSALWSDFNVANHDAMIAAELISWPVTLAIMVLAFGSLVAAGLPLLLTVAGLVASAGGLVLLNEVTPISVWAMNFAMMFALALGIDYALFIVARFRDALRHGDPRAAVAETMDTAGKAVVLSGLTVLVSLSAVLLVPAPAVRTMAVGIMMAVTFVLVATMTLLPAVLGALGPKVNAASLPYAKRQHHRSPKFAAWGEVLHKHPWPFAVVSVGILIALALPVLGLKVAMPSITVVPEDAPVRQGYELVQAQFGDGAPGALQIVVPSADAESTAATASTVDGISMVTPPQQAQDGSDYALLQAIPAVDPSDESMGTILQDLRAELPRSALVGGAPAENLDLQQALNDYLPIVIGIILVLGFVLLLVALQAPLIALLGTVVSLLSTAAAFGVAKLIFQDGHGSSLLGFTPQGFLDGWGPVFFFAMIFAIAMDYTVFLLATAKEHYERSGDPKAAQVDGLAHSGRVIFAAAAVMVAVFFTFALSDPLPPKEMGIILGVAVLLDAFLIRLILLPVLLRLSGHGAWWSPAWLRRVLPSISFSH, encoded by the coding sequence ATGCCTCTGCCCGACGCCCTTCTGGACACCGAAGCCCCCCACGCCGCCTCACCCGGCATGCTCGGGCGCGCAGGGGCCGCGATGGTCACCCACCGCAAGTGGGTGTTCGGGGTGTGGCTGCTCGCGCTGATCGCCCTCGGATCAGCGGCACCGACGGTGTTCACCTCGCTCGCCGGGGCCGGCTGGCAAGCCAACGGGTCCGAGTCCGTTCAGGTCCGTGAACTGGCACAGCAACACTTCGGCGGAAATTCCTCGGCCGCCGTTCAGGTCGTAGTGCACTCCGATACTGCATCGATCGGCGACGCGGCCGTGCAACAGACACTCGCCGACGTCGCAGCGGTCTTCGACGGGGACTCACGTTTCGGGGATGTCGTTATGCCGCAACCGGGTATGACGATCAGTCCGGACTCGCACACCGGAATTCTCATTGCCGGTGCCAACGCGAGCACGGACGAGATGGTCAAAGCTGTCGACGACGTCAAGGACGAGCTGACCGCCCTGTCGACCGACGGAATCGAGGTCTACCCAACCGGATCGTCGGCACTGTGGTCCGACTTCAACGTCGCCAACCACGACGCCATGATTGCGGCCGAATTGATCTCCTGGCCGGTCACTTTGGCGATCATGGTCCTGGCCTTCGGCTCACTCGTCGCCGCGGGCCTACCCCTACTGCTGACCGTTGCCGGGCTCGTCGCGTCCGCCGGCGGTCTCGTACTGCTCAACGAGGTGACGCCGATCTCGGTATGGGCGATGAACTTCGCGATGATGTTCGCCCTCGCACTGGGTATCGACTATGCGCTGTTCATCGTTGCGCGCTTCCGCGACGCTCTGCGCCATGGCGATCCACGAGCCGCAGTCGCCGAAACCATGGATACCGCAGGCAAAGCCGTCGTCCTGTCCGGTCTGACGGTTCTGGTCAGCCTGTCGGCTGTGTTGCTCGTTCCAGCACCGGCGGTAAGGACGATGGCGGTAGGCATCATGATGGCGGTCACCTTCGTTCTGGTCGCCACGATGACCCTGTTGCCGGCGGTACTCGGTGCACTCGGCCCTAAGGTCAACGCCGCGTCGCTGCCGTACGCCAAGCGTCAACACCACCGTTCACCGAAGTTCGCCGCCTGGGGCGAAGTGCTGCACAAGCACCCGTGGCCGTTCGCTGTCGTGTCGGTCGGGATCCTGATCGCACTGGCACTTCCGGTCCTCGGATTGAAAGTGGCCATGCCCTCCATCACCGTCGTGCCCGAAGACGCACCCGTGCGCCAGGGATACGAACTGGTTCAAGCACAGTTCGGTGACGGCGCGCCCGGCGCGTTGCAGATCGTCGTCCCCTCGGCCGACGCCGAATCCACCGCCGCGACCGCGAGCACCGTCGACGGAATTTCGATGGTCACCCCACCCCAGCAGGCGCAGGACGGTTCCGACTACGCACTGCTGCAGGCAATTCCGGCAGTGGACCCATCCGATGAATCGATGGGCACCATCCTGCAGGATCTGCGGGCGGAACTACCCCGGTCGGCACTCGTCGGAGGTGCTCCCGCGGAGAATCTCGACTTGCAGCAGGCCCTGAACGACTACCTGCCGATCGTGATCGGCATCATCCTGGTCCTCGGTTTCGTTCTTCTACTCGTCGCACTGCAGGCCCCTCTTATTGCACTGCTGGGAACCGTCGTCAGCCTGCTGTCCACCGCCGCGGCGTTCGGTGTCGCGAAACTGATCTTTCAGGACGGACACGGCTCGTCGCTGCTCGGATTCACCCCGCAGGGCTTCCTCGACGGGTGGGGCCCGGTGTTCTTCTTCGCAATGATCTTCGCCATCGCCATGGACTACACCGTATTCCTTCTCGCCACTGCCAAAGAACACTACGAGCGATCCGGTGACCCCAAGGCCGCACAGGTCGACGGACTCGCACACTCCGGACGCGTCATTTTCGCCGCAGCTGCGGTGATGGTCGCAGTGTTCTTCACCTTCGCGCTGTCGGATCCGCTTCCCCCGAAGGAAATGGGAATTATCCTCGGTGTTGCGGTCCTACTCGACGCTTTTCTGATCAGACTTATCCTGCTTCCGGTGCTGCTCCGTTTGAGCGGACACGGCGCGTGGTGGTCGCCGGCATGGCTCCGCAGGGTGTTGCCCTCGATAAGTTTCTCGCACTGA